From the genome of Salvia splendens isolate huo1 chromosome 7, SspV2, whole genome shotgun sequence:
CTCAAAGCCATCGAGACACGTGTCTTCGTCGGTGAGAGCCGCACTGAGCCAAGTCGTAACGTCCCCAACTTGGTTGCTAAATTCGGAAGCACTAAGATTTCTAAGCACTCCTAAAGACCTGTGAAGATTGTCGAGCGTATCTTGAAAACACTCGACACAATCAGATAGGATGTTCTTGTACCTTTTGCTTTTCAACGCGGCCAAGTACTTAGCAACTATCTTGACTTCTCCAATTGTCACTGACACCCCAGCCCGAGCCCACTTGCTAGGGCTGTCTTTGGCCGTGCTAGAAAATGAAGCTAGCATGTCGACACAGAGACCGGGATAGCGCGTCACACTGCACGCATCTTCGACGTAATCGTTGCCTAATGTGGGGGAGAACCATGACGTCACCACTAGCAACAAGAATATTGGGGAAGCAAACTTCACTTGTGCCATTATAGAAGGAAGAAATAAGTATGAATGTTAAGACATGGAGAAATGAATGATTTCATTCTAAAATGCTAGTAGCATTTTTATAGGGATGGATCATGGTGGTTTTGGATTCGTTGGAAAAGTTTTATCAAGAGTGAGAAGTTTGTGAATGCAATAACTATGGAAGAGATTaattttacatgatttatatggTCATGTGAAAAAAGTTATGGTAGTTGAGGTTTTCATGAATATATGCTGCTGCCTCTTTATAACATGCCACATGTTTCATGAATGTTGTTTGGAAAAGTTGTAAAAAGGACCAACAACTTTACAAGTAGGATAGATTTTGGATGATAAGCATTTCAAAATTAAGGGTTATATTAAGAAGttaatttccttttttctaATATTCTTTTGATACATTTTTTGGATGATTAAGTTTTGGGTGTGTTCGTAGTGATAAAATTGTGATTTATATTAAGCTAAGTGATCCCTAAAAACACTATGAACACCTGATTTAAATTTAAACGTACTGTCATCGATTGAACTTTAGATTTAGATAAACCATCAAATCAATTTTATAACTCCACAGATGTGTGTGTGTTCAATCTCGACAGATTAATAGTGACGACATTGACATCATAAAAAGTCCATCGAGCAAGAAAGTAAGCTCTTATCAAATTTATGAGTATTGTCTCTAATTTCTGAATAATGCTTCAtctgttccaactaagttgagtcaaaacttttgatCATAAAAAATTGTTGAAATGTGTTTAGatgaataaaataggaaagataaatagagaataaagaagttgattgaataaaataaaagtgattaaatattttatttttttataaaaaagacTCAACTTAATTGAACATTCTAAAAAGGAATATCTTTTAATTggaactaagagcatccacaatggttttcgcccagccatagcctagccacaaactcctcctgccacatcatcagcactaaaaatccccatgtcacatcatcaaaacaagcaaatagcccatccatagcccagccacatcactcaaaattatataaaacaaataatgaacaatcacacaaaatacggaattaaatttacgccacagatacgggaaaatgcaacaattttatttaaattttaaaaaatttacattttaaaaaattacataaataaaaaaactaactccgagtagtcctccgcgcccatacctcttcaattaaatccttttggagtcgaatatgagcttccgtttggcgcatgtcgtcATGTGCATGAAGTGCAAAtcacgtatatatagtgtttcgaaaataaataaaaaaccgctcggctatgcgctgggcgatccgggcgctgcaatggcgccgagcggatcgcccagcgcatagcccagcggattttgaccgcctagcgctaggcgaaattcATTTCCGAAAAActgctcggcggttttcggctccTGCAATGGTCGcctagcgcctagcgcaccggcgctcggctaggcggtgcgctaggcgccattgtggacgctctaagggagtatatattatagGTTAGAAAAAGTTAACAactaaagaaagaaaaataagtaaaactaaATTATCTAAATAAACCacacaaataaaaacaaattctcAAACAAATAAATCCACTAAGCAAGTGTGATGCGTATGATTTTGACAATGATAAAGTCATATTTCCTCAGTCTTGtaataattttttctatttctttttaaaaattttattaattattttctatataataaaatggacttcatttacctttttattttttcataaagaGAAATATATCACAAGAAAGTaacaaattttaaagaaaaaagataaattatagtaataatacattccaaatcataaaaaactgagagcatccgcaatgggcggacgatggcacgcccgatggcgcgcatcgttcgcgccatccatcgtccgcacccattgcgggtgcgtgccatagggcgcggaggatagcgcggacgatgaccatcatccgcgccatcgtccgccccattgcggctgtcgcagacgatggtcatcgtccgcgccatcgtccgccccattgtggaggttgcggacgatcgacgcggacgatgacacgcggttttgattttctgtttaaatctcgtttctcattcagttgtgcatacgaacatatcgactatctctttacatattctctctctacatccaaccaaaatgaatctcggcgacaccaatagttctagttcgtctgaatccggtggttcgcttgacgaagcattagatgcagccgttgaagaggccatggcggcatgctatgagcaaatgcagcgcgagaaggaggcggcggctgagcaagtccattggcctattcgactgtgcatctagctcttccggcacatcgaccgacacacccgatagagggttaccgttaggcttcgaagaggttctatctagacaggcctcaatgcgcaaccaacaggagcatgcgcagctcatgagcgacatgattgaagaagtgtgggctcgtaaccgccgtcgctgagtttgcgtttttttaattcgcattgtaatgtattaatttttattaaatgaaatgaagtttttgaaattcgtattttaatgtattattttttttaaaattcgtatggattttgtaaatattaaaaaaatgatgacgtggcgcgccttaggacgcgtcttagggcgccccactgcaggtggggaggtaggaggataaaactgctgacgtggcgcgtcatagggcgcgccttaaggcgcccattgctaatgccctaatgTCTACTAATTAACCCCAATAAACTAAACTAGTTTACCGTAaccaaaataaacaaaatcatTTAACCGCAGTATCGCACCACCACAATggaaaaattagggtttggaaGCAGAAATGAATTTATTTCATCACTTAATTCAATTATGCGCGACCGCACTACACAAAAACCTAAAACCCTCCATAATAACTTATGCGCTTCCTTCCGTTTTTCTTCTTCAAATAGCTTCACTTTATAGCCTCCATCTGTTTATCTTCTTCTTGATTTCTCTTGCGATGGCTCGATTTCGTAAAGTAAGAAGCCTTCCTCTAACTTGTTTATTCTTTTTCTGGGCTTCTAACCTGTAATAGCCATATAATTTGTTTGCtgtttgtgaatgttgatgttTCAGAATAAGAGGATTCCCTTTGTCAGACCGATTGGCAAGAAGTTGCCTTCTTCTGTAGACCATGTAACCGGAGATAAAATTCCCAAGAGTTTCGTGTTTTCTCGCGGCAAATTGCCCGGTGTTCTTAGACAATTGCAGAcggatttgagaaaattgaTGCTTCCTTACACTGCTTTGAAGCTCAAGGTacgtttttatttatttattgatcatTGAATCGCGTTGCTGCTGTTTTAAACTTTGAACTGTTGTGTTAGAAGATGTAAATTAGGGCACTGTGGTGTATTCTGCTTTTTGGGGGTTTGTGTTGAACGGGTCAAATTGGGGTCAAAATACCAAACACTTCTAGAATGTTAGATATGtaattaattttgttgatgattgGAGTCAATTGCTGTTGCTGCGTATAATTTGGTTAAGTTGTTGTTTTGAATTCGTAGGAGAAAAAGCGTAACAATATCAAGGACTTCTTGAATGTTGCTGGGCCGATGGGTGTTACGCATTTCCTCATTCTGTCGAAAACTGATAGCTCTCCCTACCTGAGGGTAGGTCGGACGCCACAGGGTCCGACTCTTACCTTCAAGATTCATGGATATTCACTGGCTGCTGATGTTATCAAGGCTCAACTGCGCCCGAGATGTCATAAAGATCTTTTCCAAAATCCACCATTGGTAACTGCACATTTCCCTATCACTATTCATGGATTATGGTTATATGCATCAATGGCTCGAGTGGCTTATTGATGTGATTATTAACTCATATATGTTATTTCGTTCTGTAGATTGTGTTATCTGGTTTTGGGACGGGAGAGCAGCATCTAAAGCTTACTACCATAATGTTTCAGAACATATTTCCTGCTATTGATATAAACACTGTAGGTCTTCGTATTCCTTGACCTTGTCGTCCTTGTCTATGCTTGAGCATGGTCTGAGGTCTTCCCCATCACTGTGTTGCAGGTCAAACTTGCGTCTTGCCAACGGATTGTGCTGCTCAGTTACAACAAAGACACAAAGCTTATTGATTTCCGGCACTACTCAATCAGATTACAGCCTGTTGGAGTGTCTCGAAGAGTAAGAAAGTTTGTGCAGAATCGCCAGGCGCCTGATTTGAGTGGGCTTCAGGATGTCAGTGAATTCCTAACAAGGTATGCTCTCTTTCGATGGATAAAAAAGCATTATGTGGATGACTTACAAAATTTTTCTCTGTAGCACGTGTATATGATAGCAAGAAAATTCCTAACCCATAGGATGTTAACTAACTTAACTCACACATATGTACAGTGTAATGACCCCTATGTTCGGATCATTTCAACATAGTAACTCTTGACAAAAATATGTACGAAATATACTACATTGTTAGTGATTCATAGATACCGTGTAATGTTCATATTTCTCTCAATAGTTTGTTGTTACAAACTTACATTAGATTCCGTCTCTTATCATTTAGTCATGTTTGTTGTGATCCCCCCTTGGCTTCCTCGAAGGTCTGGTTATGGGTCAGAAAGCGAAGTGGATGATGAAGCAGCAACTGTAAGTCTACCAACTGATCTTGGTAGATTGAACCGGGCATCAAACAAGAGTGCCGTCAAGCTTCAAGAGATTGGGCCTAGGATGACGCTGCAGCTCGTTAGAATTGAGGAAGGATTATGTTCTGGTGGAATAATATTCAGTGAATTTGGTAAGACTTCTGCGATTTGATTGTTAACACACTAATTGATGTGTAGTGCTTCTATACAAACCCTATAAAACTTGAAACCTGCTAGGTCCTCTCTACATGTTCTTTTATTAGTGTTAATTTCCACTGACCATTGaattctttttccttttcttcacACAAAATTATAAACGAGATTCACTCGACTCACATTCTGTAATcttgtttttttcatttcaggAGACAAGATATCGAGCAAGACCGAGAAAACCGAAAATGCAGGTGAGCAATCTgaggatgatgaagaagaacaaGACGATGAAGGCGAAGAACAAGATGATGAAGACGAAGAACAAGACGATGAAGACTAGCTCCTGTCACTATCTACTCCTTGCTGCTTTCCGTCTTCTTAACACACAAGAAATTCGTTGTTTCCTAACGATTTACATTCTTCTGTAATTTTAGTCCATTTTGGTCAATTTTGTTGAAGCTGAGGTGTATTCCAAGAAAGAACAGGGCTTCTTATTTATTACTAAATGTTACTACAAGacaatttagagcatccacaaccgtgcttttgccagcgagcacggttgtgggcccgatcCCACTTTTTTGCCTGCTCTctgacaagagcacaacacccacagctgtgctcttccgcaaggacgagcacaattcaatctaaaattcaattaaacaaaaacatttccataatattaaaattcattaaaaaaccacaacaaatattacaaataaaataaaaaagacataattaaaatcctaaaaattacaaattacataattaaaatactaaaaattaaaaattacataattaaattcctaaaaattaaaaattacataattaaaaactaaaaatacccccgtgaaCGACTACTCTTCCGGCGGCACTAAccccaattgtctttggaggcccaatatcatggcctcgtgcgatcgaagttgcgagggggtcatagtggacctatcggccatattgagttgggccaaaagctgccataacgagttggtggggggtggaggtggcgcatatggaacgggaacgggagcgggaactggagcatcggcggttgcagccgcggctcgacggcggttggccgccgccttcttccttccttgcggtcggagttgggaaccgctcgggctggcgtcggggctacccaagttagctccagcgagttggctagccacttcttcggagccggcgtcggatagggataaattgttcacggcgatgcgccaccaaaagtgatcaccggatcttcggagatttccaagtacgccgtgaacaatttatccatctccgccggagtgtacggtgtgcggacaccgcgagtaggaggagtcggagtttgggagggggcggtcggcctaggctccggtgtccacccgtatcgcccttcgggggcaccttggttgtcgattgagtatggccggtagccacccggaacacccgaactttgggtttgaagaggggccgaatatttcatttccggactaggaaacggttgtgaaccgaaccattcggggttccaaccatGGGAGGGCGGggggtcatcgccttggccgaaCATTGTTATgatgtaggagtggaagaaagattgagaatggatatgagagaatgaagattagaatacatatgggagaatgaatatGGGAGAATCAAGATGAGATTTGTATagtttggtgtgaattttttggtgtgaaagtggggtatttatagatgaaaatgtgtattttttggggaaaaaaaatataaaaaattaaaaagtggaaaaaacggatatattttttttgggaactgaaaaaatatttttttttatttttaatcgttttttaattaaaaaccgatttttaattaaaaaaaatcaaaggcaacggctatgccgttgcccaatcgctgctcgccacgtcgcctgctcgctggcacggacgtgctcgatgcaacGAGCAGCGCCGTACTAGCGGCGCAAGCGCAGCGACAGCGGACCTCgttcttgccagcggcacggacggacagACGCCGTCTgtccaccgttgtgcatgctcttatATTATGCTATTTTTGTTCAATGCACAAAATATCCATCAAAATCGTAAGGTATTATTTCATTCATAAACTAAACAATGTTTCAAGTAATCTAGGAACAAACAACACATTATTTGATAAAAGTAAAATCTCAAGAACAAGGTAAAGTAAAACCTCAAAAACAAGTAAGGTTACAAACAAACTCAAGAATGTCGATGAAAGCTAGGAACAAACCACAAACTATTCGACTGAAGAATGAACGAAGCTGGTCCCATTCTAAGCTCAACGATCCCTCTCCATCGTTGTCCAAGTGATGTGAAATATGTGTGTAGCCTAGTCTACAATTGATGCTTCTAAGCATTCttgagaatttcttcagagGGAATCTCAAGGGTAGCTCCAGCATGCTCTTTATCAGCCTTCACTTCTGCAATAACAGTAAATGTTTGTTAGTATCACGTAACACCAATCACATACTAACATCAACAAACAAATTTCCATAAAACACTATACTCAATATCAGATTGAGCACAGTGACAATAACAATCATTTGTCACAATCGAGAAACTGATAATTCGTCTATAGATCATACAAACAAGAGTTCCTAGTAAAACGTATAAAGATTTGCCTCTTATTTAAGGTTTCTTGTGACATTGCCCGCACTCTCTTGATTATAACAAGAACAGATTGAACTTCAAGGAGAAAGTTTTGTATTAGGGCATTGACCTTAATGAACTTGAATCTATAATACTACCTCATATATTCGGGGATATTCAGCTAAATGA
Proteins encoded in this window:
- the LOC121740947 gene encoding pectinesterase inhibitor 6-like; translated protein: MAQVKFASPIFLLLVVTSWFSPTLGNDYVEDACSVTRYPGLCVDMLASFSSTAKDSPSKWARAGVSVTIGEVKIVAKYLAALKSKRYKNILSDCVECFQDTLDNLHRSLGVLRNLSASEFSNQVGDVTTWLSAALTDEDTCLDGFEEQNKGKRVVNLINRVNNATYMTSNALALVNKLATTGPGCLVKD
- the LOC121742714 gene encoding peter Pan-like protein, whose translation is MARFRKNKRIPFVRPIGKKLPSSVDHVTGDKIPKSFVFSRGKLPGVLRQLQTDLRKLMLPYTALKLKEKKRNNIKDFLNVAGPMGVTHFLILSKTDSSPYLRVGRTPQGPTLTFKIHGYSLAADVIKAQLRPRCHKDLFQNPPLIVLSGFGTGEQHLKLTTIMFQNIFPAIDINTVKLASCQRIVLLSYNKDTKLIDFRHYSIRLQPVGVSRRVRKFVQNRQAPDLSGLQDVSEFLTRSGYGSESEVDDEAATVSLPTDLGRLNRASNKSAVKLQEIGPRMTLQLVRIEEGLCSGGIIFSEFGDKISSKTEKTENAGEQSEDDEEEQDDEGEEQDDEDEEQDDED